A genomic region of Branchiostoma lanceolatum isolate klBraLanc5 chromosome 4, klBraLanc5.hap2, whole genome shotgun sequence contains the following coding sequences:
- the LOC136433814 gene encoding protein capicua homolog isoform X1, which translates to MKGSGDKRRGDRRSAGSRASETAVQSRALGSDDSDDNGNTEVLLGRHRKSGRAGRAQQAHNSRNTEQSSRGKSARALPPDPVAAVVEACAEAHATSDTLSDDEFKRYDAGFESDDVFENEGMLGTSQREEPTLSMSSLGSVGQKSPSRKRDSHMRPAMIRPDGKRSSSVSPSSPQLKYKKGDVVSTPNGIRKKFNGKQWRRLCSKDGCTKESQRRGYCSRHLSLRGKGLQSKGNLAGTEKGMLPPAEARLQVDTEDSLQSGRDRYAALDRKHSDMDETEAANMLVSLSNSRSATPCFSPHPGTPLPISPGSHSLSPMMGFHPVNFSPVNVQPAPLGQSELVSPTFKQWGPSFARSTSKSVPPVLETTTPHLKSSPPQRRQDVSVMVSPSKVNTDSIISPPARYQDMTVTQKTLLPETVSDHRNNAALNSPSIPGRDSGMVFRHIPFEHHQPAGRPPHKETVQSVIPTHHRRHHRSAEELGRNPRPAPSDNVQRAEPRAPVKVNVNITVAAETPARSCPTRVTAPSLPALSSKNYPACPSQPMSTQSTQTTQTQSRQEPTTHPPPLALLLPVMNPSQPTPAETRPQKSISPPVLKLSQVYSKAEPVAVLVYPWHCLLPILQPWSSSREERPPAALTTTQPAPEQDEKTTDEESSDLSMCHPRRRMSVGAGSDLELDVGLITERKPPSAKRRTQSLSALPKDSDCKEGRGSRKKDKDHIRRPMNAFMIFSKRHRALVHQRHPNQDNRTVSKILGEWWYALGPREKQKYHDLAFQVKEAHFKAHPDWKWCNKERKKSSSSTGSGGRRQEQERKLSDDLPSSPSTTLAQTSSGETVKTEAAVQVTAVPASAVKSEDLQAAQQSSRPQEHSGITYAGKGGVMSEAPFPGRGRSRLESEDTISDDEQMMICEEGDDDVLVDPPGQDPDIDLKCKEMVTESDSGSQSEDEVMIENKIFPQQRFSPAMKPALPGDITFRPKPIKLRPEPQQNTNIQVSRMSSNAETQGPAAVSQIPFSRPIISSSNFQPKGAVFKVHSPKGHLGGTVMSRQTVVSSTLSSDLRTTRRDAGSYGPVGPRTEASHGGMFVEQSSVRFSLPKATYTSSVPFQTEPGRSIAQPAVAYPKSSPQTGSFAPLSSLTAVCSPGTVPSAGKEKAGRSVEYCRSSSTGLSNRSSDGHTFLPDPAAIAKSTVVDNNRQVSFAGTGVFSKFSVIRTSAEVQQTQMPVRISTSIVENRPQGNNNNIKQQGIPAVGQIPVVAQPTLMMPQLQETQMMSSTYTSQIRHPLPNASTQVQIATDVGNVSTTPHKQQTLAASTSEVSRAPSTITKVQYVLPTLAASYGTSPYACTIQLNVPTTQQKTMVMGQPGVTAIPRSKTPQQQQKAPDKPPDNKVPVRPAGQMLTYRPPVTSPAGDPNMNMQWMPVGSHPLPSTPMLNLRGPSLTPVLPGINLQLVSQAGPQGAVSKGGKAVRINTQPSLTPAGSALPMVANVTALIPCSTPSTQLAATQVAPVWQFAAASQGVHVASLLMPPVNVKKNPGINTTVVPTQDVPLPNIPLALSSGVPSLPSQTPPGSAVTVGGTVNLAALPRNDTVAAKSAAAGLVQLLSGQPAGGAAFPNQFGTTGTGYSRIQGSNHTSDLQKQSSSRSSAVTIAAAPSTTQSVAPGGKDASHSVPVTPGVVCTSAPESVENTPTMTSSSQPSSLTVSQASSRVQTNPTATDTATVSHHPERPHPKDSLTAGQEHKPQLPETLSQTDTSSLKILSEVDFEARLAELPEFQPSGTGISRLTTTPRELLSCYRRKRKGSSSMMSKDGEGIPEEPDSPKKSRPRRKSSTSSEPSVGEELANMEMMAEAAVAVQRRGSQSSDGDVFSDVEGDRTSYSSLRRTLDQRRNLVMQLFQEQGLFPSAQATTAFQARYHDIFPSKLCLQLKIREVRQKLMQQQSHGSEGGGEEDSVFHTEDKLQVPLDGTEKNDNGPAAIVASSI; encoded by the exons TCTCTCCGAGCAGCCCGCAACTGAAGTACAAGAAGGGAGACGTGGTGTCCACTCCCAACGGGATACGGAAGAAATTCAACGGCAAGCAGTGGCGCAGACTGTGTTCTAAGGACGGCTGCACAAAAGAGTCGCAGCGACGGGGTTACTGCTCGCGCCACTTGTCCCTGCGTGGGAAGGGTTTACAGTCAAAGGGAAATTTGGCTGGCACGGAGAAAGGAATGTTGCCGCCGGCCGAGGCACGGTTACAGGTTGATACCGAAGACTCTCTCCAGTCCGGTCGCGACCGCTACGCTGCGCTGGACAGAAAGCATTCGGACATGGACGAGACAGAGGCGGCAAACATGCTCGTTTCTCTCAGTAACTCCCGCTCGGCCACCCCGTGTTTCTCCCCCCACCCCGGGACGCCGTTGCCGATCTCTCCCGGTTCACACTCCCTGTCGCCCATGATGGGTTTCCATCCGGTCAACTTCTCTCCCGTCAACGTGCAGCCGGCGCCTCTGGGACAGTCCGAGCTGGTGTCGCCAACCTTCAAGCAGTGGGGTCCCAGCTTCGCGAGGAGCACGTCAAAGTCAGTCCCGCCCGTGCTAGAAACGACGACCCCACACTTGAAAAGCAGTCCTCCTCAGAGACGGCAGGACGTCAGCGTGATGGTGTCGCCCAGTAAGGTCAATACTGATTCTATCATTAGCCCTCCTGCTCGTTATCAGGACATGACGGTTACACAAAAGACTTTGTTGCCCGAAACCGTCTCGGATCATAGAAACAACGCTGCATTGAACTCTCCCAGTATTCCGGGGAGGGACTCGGGCATGGTGTTCAGACACATCCCATTCGAGCACCACCAGCCTGCAGGCAGACCTCCCCACAAAGAAACCGTGCAATCCGTTATCCCCACACACCACAGAAGACATCACCGGTCGGCCGAGGAGCTTGGTCGGAACCCCCGTCCGGCCCCCTCAGACAACGTCCAACGGGCCGAGCCCCGGGCACCTGTGAAAGTTAACGTTAACATTACAGTAGCTGCAGAGACTCCTGCCAGAAGTTGCCCAACAAGAGTGACCGCCCCAAGCCTTCCTGCCTTGAGCAGTAAGAACTATCCAGCCTGTCCAAGTCAACCAATGTCCACACAGTCCACccaaacaacacaaacacagtcGAGACAAGAACCCACGACTCACCCGCCCCCGTTAGCGCTCCTCCTACCCGTCATGAACCCGTCTCAGCCGACCCCAGCAGAGACAAGACCACAGAAAAGCATATCACCTCCAGTTCTCAAGCTCAGTCAAG TGTATAGTAAAGCTGAGCCAGTGGCTGTACTAGTGTATCCCTGGCACTGCCTGCTGCCAATACTTCAACCTTGGAGCTCATCAAGAGAAGAGCGGCCGCCAGCAGCACTCACAACAACACAACCTGCACCTGAGCAGGACGAGAAGACAACAG ATGAGGAGAGCAGTGATCTCTCGATGTGTCACCCCCGGCGGAGAATGTCTGTGGGGGCAGGAAGTGACCTGGAGCTGGATGTTGGGCTCATCACAGAAAG AAAACCACCATCTGCTAAACGACGGACGCAGTCCTTGAGTGCTTTGCCCAAAGACTCGGACTGCAAGGAAGGAAGAGGATCAAGAAAG AAGGACAAAGACCACATCCGTCGCCCGATGAATGCCTTCATGATCTTCAGCAAGCGCCATCGGGCACTCGTGCACCAACGCCACCCCAACCAGGACAACCGCACAGTCAGCAAGATCCTGGGGGAGTGGTGGTACGCCCTCGGACCACGGGAGAAACAGAAATACCATGACCTCGCCTTTCAG GTAAAGGAGGCTCACTTCAAGGCACACCCAGACTGGAAGTGGTGCAACAAGGAGAGGAAGAAGTCCAGCAGCAGTACGGGCAGCGGAGGGCGTCGCCAGGAGCAGGAGAGAAAACTGTCAGACGACTTGCCGTCATCACCGTCCACAACTCTAGCACAAACATCCAGTG GAGAAACAGTGAAGACAGAAGCTGCTGTCCAGGTCACAGCTGTCCCCGCCTCCGCTGTCAAGTCTGAGGACCTGCAGGCTGCACAGCAGAGCTCAAGACCACAGGAGCACTCCGGCATTACCTAT GCTGGGAAAGGCGGGGTCATGTCTGAGGCGCCGTTCCCGGGCCGCGGTCGGTCCAGGCTGGAGAGCGAGGACACCATCAGTGACGACGAGCAGATGATGATCTGTGAGGAGGGAGATGACGATGTTTTAG TCGACCCTCCCGGCCAGGACCCCGACATCGACCTGAAGTGTAAGGAGATGGTGACGGAGAGCGACAGCGGCAGCCAGTCGGAGGACGAGGTCATGATCGAGAACAAGATCTTCCCCCAGCAGCGCTTCTCCCCCGCCATGAAGCCCGCCCTCCCCGGGGACATCACCTTCCGCCCGAAGCCCATCAAGCTCCGACCGGAACCGCAGcagaacacaaacatccaggTCAGCAGAATGTCGAGCAATGCGGAAACGCAAGGGCCGGCCGCCGTCTCTCAGATCCCGTTCTCTCGACCGATCATCAGCAGCAGTAATTTCCAACCTAAAGGTGCGGTATTCAAGGTTCACTCCCCAAAAGGACACTTGGGAGGCACCGTGATGAGTAGGCAAACGGTTGTTTCCTCTACCCTTTCCTCGGATCTTAGAACTACCAGAAGAGATGCTGGGTCGTACGGTCCAGTCGGACCCAGAACTGAAGCCTCTCATGGTGGAATGTTTGTCGAACAGAGCAGTGTTCGCTTCTCCCTTCCGAAAGCGACCTATACTAGTAGTGTGCCCTTTCAAACCGAGCCAGGCAGAAGTATAGCTCAGCCCGCGGTTGCTTACCCAAAGTCGAGTCCACAGACGGGAAGTTTTGCCCCCCTGTCCAGTCTCACAGCGGTGTGTAGTCCCGGGACTGTCCCCAGCGCGGGGAAGGAGAAGGCGGGAAGGAGCGTGGAGTACTGTAGATCCTCTTCAACTGGACTGTCAAACAGGAGTTCCGATGGTCACACCTTCCTTCCAGACCCCGCAGCAATAGCCAAGTCAACTGTCGTGGACAACAACAGacaggtttcatttgcagggaCCGGTGTCTTTTCCAAATTCTCTGTCATAAGGACATCTGCTGAAGTGCAGCAGACACAGATGCCGGTGAGAATCAGCACAAGCATAGTAGAAAACAGACCACaaggtaataataataatatcaaacAGCAAGGAATTCCCGCCGTAGGGCAGATTCCTGTAGTAGCTCAACCGACGCTGATGATGCCACAGCTGCAAGAGACACAGATGATGTCCTCGACCTACACAAGTCAAATAAGACATCCACTGCCTAACGCTTCTACTCAAGTTCAAATAGCAACGGACGTTGGCAATGTTTCCACAACTCCTCATAAACAACAGACACTGGCTGCATCAACGTCAGAGGTGTCCAGAGCCCCGAGTACCATCACCAAAGTGCAGTATGTGTTGCCGACCCTTGCCGCGTCCTACGGTACCTCTCCCTACGCGTGCACCATCCAGCTCAacgttcccaccacacaacagAAGACGATGGTCATGGGACAGCCAGGTGTGACTG CCATTCCCAGAAGCAAGACtcctcaacaacaacaaaaggcaCCAGACAAGCCCCCGGACAACAAGGTGCCTGTGAGACCAGCCGGGCAGATGCTGACATATCGACCGCCGGTGACTTCCCCGGCTGGTGACCCCAACATGAACATGCAGTGGATGCCTGTGGGGAGTCACCCCCTCCCCTCCACCCCCATGCTGAACCTGCGGGGACCCAGTCTCACGCCGGTCCTCCCCGGCATCAACCTGCAGCTGGTCTCACAAGCAGGGCCGCAGGGCGCTGTGAGTAAGGGAGGGAAGGCGGTAAGGATCAACACTCAGCCCAGTCTGACGCCAGCGGGCAGCGCCCTCCCCATGGTGGCGAATGTGACGGCACTGATCCCCTGTTCCACTCCCTCAACACAGCTGGCAGCTACACAG GTTGCCCCCGTGTGGCAGTTTGCAGCAGCATCCCAGGGTGTACACGTGGCCAGCCTACTGATGCCTCCCGTCAACGTCAAGAAGAATCCAGGAATCAACACCACAGTGGTCCCCACGCAGGACGTGCCCCTCCCCAACATACCTCTGGCACTGTCCTCAGG GGTTCCCAGTTTGCCCAGTCAGACTCCACCAGGCAGTGCTGTCACAGTAGGGGGGACTGTCAACCTAGCAGCTCTGCCGAGAAACGACACGGTAGCTGCGAAAAGTGCTGCGGCAGGGCTGGTACAGCTGCTGTCGGGACAGCCAGCGGGTGGAGCAGCCTTTCCTAACCAGTTTGGCACCACTGGGACTG GCTACAGTAGGATACAAGGTAGTAACCACACATCAGACCTTCAGAAACAGAGCAGTAGCAGAAGCAGCGCAGTGACAATAGCAGCAGCTCCGTCTACAACCCAAAGTGTGGCCCCCGGTGGCAAAGACGCGTCCCACAGTGTCCCTGTAACTCCAGGTGTCGTCTGTACGTCTGCACCAGAGTCGGTTGAGAATACCCCCACCATGACAAGCAGCAGTCAACCCTCCAGTCTCACTGTGAGCCAGGCCTCCAGTAGGGTCCAGACAAACCCAACTGCTACG GACACAGCCACTGTGAGCCACCACCCTGAAAGACCACACCCCAAGGATTCTCTAACAGCAGGTCAAGAGCACAAGCCACAGTTACCAGAAACCTtgtcacagacagacacaagcaG CCTGAAGATTCTATCAGAAGTTGACTTCGAAGCGCGGCTGGCGGAGCTGCCAGAGTTCCAGCCCAGCGGCACGGGGATCAGCAGGCTGACCACCACACCCAGGGAGCTGCTCAGCTGCTACAGACGCAAGCGGAAAGGATCCAGCAGCATGATGTCCAAGG ATGGGGAGGGAATACCCGAGGAGCCAGATTCACCGAAGAAGTCCCGCCCCCGCCGGAAGTCCAGTACCAGCTCGGAGCCCAGTGTTGGGGAGGAGCTGGCTAACATGGAGATGATGGCAGAGGCTGCTGTAGCTGTACAGAGGAGAG GCTCTCAGAGCTCGGACGGTGATGTGTTCAGTGACGTGGAGGGAGACCGCACGTCCTACTCCTCTCTACGGCGTACGCTGGACCAACGGAGAAACCTCGTGATGCAGCTGTTCCAAGAGCAGGGACTCTTCCCATCTG CCCAGGCTACTACAGCATTCCAAGCAAGATACCATGACATATTTCCCAGTAAACTTTGTCTGCAACTAAAGATTAGGGAG GTTCGTCAGAAGCTGATGCAGCAGCAGTCGCATGGCTCGGAGGGAGGGGGGGAGGAGGACTCCGTGTTCCACACCGAGGACAAGCTGCAGGTCCCCCTCGACGGGACCGAGAAGAACGACAACGGTCCTGCCGCCATCGTGGCCAGCAGTATCTAA
- the LOC136433814 gene encoding protein capicua homolog isoform X2 encodes MKGSGDKRRGDRRSAGSRASETAVQSRALGSDDSDDNGNTEVLLGRHRKSGRAGRAQQAHNSRNTEQSSRGKSARALPPDPVAAVVEACAEAHATSDTLSDDEFKRYDAGFESDDVFENEGMLGTSQREEPTLSMSSLGSVGQKSPSRKRDSHMRPAMIRPDGKRSSSVSPSSPQLKYKKGDVVSTPNGIRKKFNGKQWRRLCSKDGCTKESQRRGYCSRHLSLRGKGLQSKGNLAGTEKGMLPPAEARLQVDTEDSLQSGRDRYAALDRKHSDMDETEAANMLVSLSNSRSATPCFSPHPGTPLPISPGSHSLSPMMGFHPVNFSPVNVQPAPLGQSELVSPTFKQWGPSFARSTSKSVPPVLETTTPHLKSSPPQRRQDVSVMVSPSKVNTDSIISPPARYQDMTVTQKTLLPETVSDHRNNAALNSPSIPGRDSGMVFRHIPFEHHQPAGRPPHKETVQSVIPTHHRRHHRSAEELGRNPRPAPSDNVQRAEPRAPVKVNVNITVAAETPARSCPTRVTAPSLPALSSKNYPACPSQPMSTQSTQTTQTQSRQEPTTHPPPLALLLPVMNPSQPTPAETRPQKSISPPVLKLSQVYSKAEPVAVLVYPWHCLLPILQPWSSSREERPPAALTTTQPAPEQDEKTTDEESSDLSMCHPRRRMSVGAGSDLELDVGLITERKPPSAKRRTQSLSALPKDSDCKEGRGSRKKDKDHIRRPMNAFMIFSKRHRALVHQRHPNQDNRTVSKILGEWWYALGPREKQKYHDLAFQVKEAHFKAHPDWKWCNKERKKSSSSTGSGGRRQEQERKLSDDLPSSPSTTLAQTSSGETVKTEAAVQVTAVPASAVKSEDLQAAQQSSRPQEHSGITYAGKGGVMSEAPFPGRGRSRLESEDTISDDEQMMICEEGDDDVLVDPPGQDPDIDLKCKEMVTESDSGSQSEDEVMIENKIFPQQRFSPAMKPALPGDITFRPKPIKLRPEPQQNTNIQVSRMSSNAETQGPAAVSQIPFSRPIISSSNFQPKGAVFKVHSPKGHLGGTVMSRQTVVSSTLSSDLRTTRRDAGSYGPVGPRTEASHGGMFVEQSSVRFSLPKATYTSSVPFQTEPGRSIAQPAVAYPKSSPQTGSFAPLSSLTAVCSPGTVPSAGKEKAGRSVEYCRSSSTGLSNRSSDGHTFLPDPAAIAKSTVVDNNRQVSFAGTGVFSKFSVIRTSAEVQQTQMPVRISTSIVENRPQGNNNNIKQQGIPAVGQIPVVAQPTLMMPQLQETQMMSSTYTSQIRHPLPNASTQVQIATDVGNVSTTPHKQQTLAASTSEVSRAPSTITKVQYVLPTLAASYGTSPYACTIQLNVPTTQQKTMVMGQPGVTAIPRSKTPQQQQKAPDKPPDNKVPVRPAGQMLTYRPPVTSPAGDPNMNMQWMPVGSHPLPSTPMLNLRGPSLTPVLPGINLQLVSQAGPQGAVSKGGKAVRINTQPSLTPAGSALPMVANVTALIPCSTPSTQLAATQVAPVWQFAAASQGVHVASLLMPPVNVKKNPGINTTVVPTQDVPLPNIPLALSSGVPSLPSQTPPGSAVTVGGTVNLAALPRNDTVAAKSAAAGLVQLLSGQPAGGAAFPNQFGTTGTGYSRIQGSNHTSDLQKQSSSRSSAVTIAAAPSTTQSVAPGGKDASHSVPVTPGVVCTSAPESVENTPTMTSSSQPSSLTVSQASSRVQTNPTATDTATVSHHPERPHPKDSLTAGQEHKPQLPETLSQTDTSSLKILSEVDFEARLAELPEFQPSGTGISRLTTTPRELLSCYRRKRKGSSSMMSKDGEGIPEEPDSPKKSRPRRKSSTSSEPSVGEELANMEMMAEAAVAVQRRGSQSSDGDVFSDVEGDRTSYSSLRRTLDQRRNLVMQLFQEQGLFPSGYYSIPSKIP; translated from the exons TCTCTCCGAGCAGCCCGCAACTGAAGTACAAGAAGGGAGACGTGGTGTCCACTCCCAACGGGATACGGAAGAAATTCAACGGCAAGCAGTGGCGCAGACTGTGTTCTAAGGACGGCTGCACAAAAGAGTCGCAGCGACGGGGTTACTGCTCGCGCCACTTGTCCCTGCGTGGGAAGGGTTTACAGTCAAAGGGAAATTTGGCTGGCACGGAGAAAGGAATGTTGCCGCCGGCCGAGGCACGGTTACAGGTTGATACCGAAGACTCTCTCCAGTCCGGTCGCGACCGCTACGCTGCGCTGGACAGAAAGCATTCGGACATGGACGAGACAGAGGCGGCAAACATGCTCGTTTCTCTCAGTAACTCCCGCTCGGCCACCCCGTGTTTCTCCCCCCACCCCGGGACGCCGTTGCCGATCTCTCCCGGTTCACACTCCCTGTCGCCCATGATGGGTTTCCATCCGGTCAACTTCTCTCCCGTCAACGTGCAGCCGGCGCCTCTGGGACAGTCCGAGCTGGTGTCGCCAACCTTCAAGCAGTGGGGTCCCAGCTTCGCGAGGAGCACGTCAAAGTCAGTCCCGCCCGTGCTAGAAACGACGACCCCACACTTGAAAAGCAGTCCTCCTCAGAGACGGCAGGACGTCAGCGTGATGGTGTCGCCCAGTAAGGTCAATACTGATTCTATCATTAGCCCTCCTGCTCGTTATCAGGACATGACGGTTACACAAAAGACTTTGTTGCCCGAAACCGTCTCGGATCATAGAAACAACGCTGCATTGAACTCTCCCAGTATTCCGGGGAGGGACTCGGGCATGGTGTTCAGACACATCCCATTCGAGCACCACCAGCCTGCAGGCAGACCTCCCCACAAAGAAACCGTGCAATCCGTTATCCCCACACACCACAGAAGACATCACCGGTCGGCCGAGGAGCTTGGTCGGAACCCCCGTCCGGCCCCCTCAGACAACGTCCAACGGGCCGAGCCCCGGGCACCTGTGAAAGTTAACGTTAACATTACAGTAGCTGCAGAGACTCCTGCCAGAAGTTGCCCAACAAGAGTGACCGCCCCAAGCCTTCCTGCCTTGAGCAGTAAGAACTATCCAGCCTGTCCAAGTCAACCAATGTCCACACAGTCCACccaaacaacacaaacacagtcGAGACAAGAACCCACGACTCACCCGCCCCCGTTAGCGCTCCTCCTACCCGTCATGAACCCGTCTCAGCCGACCCCAGCAGAGACAAGACCACAGAAAAGCATATCACCTCCAGTTCTCAAGCTCAGTCAAG TGTATAGTAAAGCTGAGCCAGTGGCTGTACTAGTGTATCCCTGGCACTGCCTGCTGCCAATACTTCAACCTTGGAGCTCATCAAGAGAAGAGCGGCCGCCAGCAGCACTCACAACAACACAACCTGCACCTGAGCAGGACGAGAAGACAACAG ATGAGGAGAGCAGTGATCTCTCGATGTGTCACCCCCGGCGGAGAATGTCTGTGGGGGCAGGAAGTGACCTGGAGCTGGATGTTGGGCTCATCACAGAAAG AAAACCACCATCTGCTAAACGACGGACGCAGTCCTTGAGTGCTTTGCCCAAAGACTCGGACTGCAAGGAAGGAAGAGGATCAAGAAAG AAGGACAAAGACCACATCCGTCGCCCGATGAATGCCTTCATGATCTTCAGCAAGCGCCATCGGGCACTCGTGCACCAACGCCACCCCAACCAGGACAACCGCACAGTCAGCAAGATCCTGGGGGAGTGGTGGTACGCCCTCGGACCACGGGAGAAACAGAAATACCATGACCTCGCCTTTCAG GTAAAGGAGGCTCACTTCAAGGCACACCCAGACTGGAAGTGGTGCAACAAGGAGAGGAAGAAGTCCAGCAGCAGTACGGGCAGCGGAGGGCGTCGCCAGGAGCAGGAGAGAAAACTGTCAGACGACTTGCCGTCATCACCGTCCACAACTCTAGCACAAACATCCAGTG GAGAAACAGTGAAGACAGAAGCTGCTGTCCAGGTCACAGCTGTCCCCGCCTCCGCTGTCAAGTCTGAGGACCTGCAGGCTGCACAGCAGAGCTCAAGACCACAGGAGCACTCCGGCATTACCTAT GCTGGGAAAGGCGGGGTCATGTCTGAGGCGCCGTTCCCGGGCCGCGGTCGGTCCAGGCTGGAGAGCGAGGACACCATCAGTGACGACGAGCAGATGATGATCTGTGAGGAGGGAGATGACGATGTTTTAG TCGACCCTCCCGGCCAGGACCCCGACATCGACCTGAAGTGTAAGGAGATGGTGACGGAGAGCGACAGCGGCAGCCAGTCGGAGGACGAGGTCATGATCGAGAACAAGATCTTCCCCCAGCAGCGCTTCTCCCCCGCCATGAAGCCCGCCCTCCCCGGGGACATCACCTTCCGCCCGAAGCCCATCAAGCTCCGACCGGAACCGCAGcagaacacaaacatccaggTCAGCAGAATGTCGAGCAATGCGGAAACGCAAGGGCCGGCCGCCGTCTCTCAGATCCCGTTCTCTCGACCGATCATCAGCAGCAGTAATTTCCAACCTAAAGGTGCGGTATTCAAGGTTCACTCCCCAAAAGGACACTTGGGAGGCACCGTGATGAGTAGGCAAACGGTTGTTTCCTCTACCCTTTCCTCGGATCTTAGAACTACCAGAAGAGATGCTGGGTCGTACGGTCCAGTCGGACCCAGAACTGAAGCCTCTCATGGTGGAATGTTTGTCGAACAGAGCAGTGTTCGCTTCTCCCTTCCGAAAGCGACCTATACTAGTAGTGTGCCCTTTCAAACCGAGCCAGGCAGAAGTATAGCTCAGCCCGCGGTTGCTTACCCAAAGTCGAGTCCACAGACGGGAAGTTTTGCCCCCCTGTCCAGTCTCACAGCGGTGTGTAGTCCCGGGACTGTCCCCAGCGCGGGGAAGGAGAAGGCGGGAAGGAGCGTGGAGTACTGTAGATCCTCTTCAACTGGACTGTCAAACAGGAGTTCCGATGGTCACACCTTCCTTCCAGACCCCGCAGCAATAGCCAAGTCAACTGTCGTGGACAACAACAGacaggtttcatttgcagggaCCGGTGTCTTTTCCAAATTCTCTGTCATAAGGACATCTGCTGAAGTGCAGCAGACACAGATGCCGGTGAGAATCAGCACAAGCATAGTAGAAAACAGACCACaaggtaataataataatatcaaacAGCAAGGAATTCCCGCCGTAGGGCAGATTCCTGTAGTAGCTCAACCGACGCTGATGATGCCACAGCTGCAAGAGACACAGATGATGTCCTCGACCTACACAAGTCAAATAAGACATCCACTGCCTAACGCTTCTACTCAAGTTCAAATAGCAACGGACGTTGGCAATGTTTCCACAACTCCTCATAAACAACAGACACTGGCTGCATCAACGTCAGAGGTGTCCAGAGCCCCGAGTACCATCACCAAAGTGCAGTATGTGTTGCCGACCCTTGCCGCGTCCTACGGTACCTCTCCCTACGCGTGCACCATCCAGCTCAacgttcccaccacacaacagAAGACGATGGTCATGGGACAGCCAGGTGTGACTG CCATTCCCAGAAGCAAGACtcctcaacaacaacaaaaggcaCCAGACAAGCCCCCGGACAACAAGGTGCCTGTGAGACCAGCCGGGCAGATGCTGACATATCGACCGCCGGTGACTTCCCCGGCTGGTGACCCCAACATGAACATGCAGTGGATGCCTGTGGGGAGTCACCCCCTCCCCTCCACCCCCATGCTGAACCTGCGGGGACCCAGTCTCACGCCGGTCCTCCCCGGCATCAACCTGCAGCTGGTCTCACAAGCAGGGCCGCAGGGCGCTGTGAGTAAGGGAGGGAAGGCGGTAAGGATCAACACTCAGCCCAGTCTGACGCCAGCGGGCAGCGCCCTCCCCATGGTGGCGAATGTGACGGCACTGATCCCCTGTTCCACTCCCTCAACACAGCTGGCAGCTACACAG GTTGCCCCCGTGTGGCAGTTTGCAGCAGCATCCCAGGGTGTACACGTGGCCAGCCTACTGATGCCTCCCGTCAACGTCAAGAAGAATCCAGGAATCAACACCACAGTGGTCCCCACGCAGGACGTGCCCCTCCCCAACATACCTCTGGCACTGTCCTCAGG GGTTCCCAGTTTGCCCAGTCAGACTCCACCAGGCAGTGCTGTCACAGTAGGGGGGACTGTCAACCTAGCAGCTCTGCCGAGAAACGACACGGTAGCTGCGAAAAGTGCTGCGGCAGGGCTGGTACAGCTGCTGTCGGGACAGCCAGCGGGTGGAGCAGCCTTTCCTAACCAGTTTGGCACCACTGGGACTG GCTACAGTAGGATACAAGGTAGTAACCACACATCAGACCTTCAGAAACAGAGCAGTAGCAGAAGCAGCGCAGTGACAATAGCAGCAGCTCCGTCTACAACCCAAAGTGTGGCCCCCGGTGGCAAAGACGCGTCCCACAGTGTCCCTGTAACTCCAGGTGTCGTCTGTACGTCTGCACCAGAGTCGGTTGAGAATACCCCCACCATGACAAGCAGCAGTCAACCCTCCAGTCTCACTGTGAGCCAGGCCTCCAGTAGGGTCCAGACAAACCCAACTGCTACG GACACAGCCACTGTGAGCCACCACCCTGAAAGACCACACCCCAAGGATTCTCTAACAGCAGGTCAAGAGCACAAGCCACAGTTACCAGAAACCTtgtcacagacagacacaagcaG CCTGAAGATTCTATCAGAAGTTGACTTCGAAGCGCGGCTGGCGGAGCTGCCAGAGTTCCAGCCCAGCGGCACGGGGATCAGCAGGCTGACCACCACACCCAGGGAGCTGCTCAGCTGCTACAGACGCAAGCGGAAAGGATCCAGCAGCATGATGTCCAAGG ATGGGGAGGGAATACCCGAGGAGCCAGATTCACCGAAGAAGTCCCGCCCCCGCCGGAAGTCCAGTACCAGCTCGGAGCCCAGTGTTGGGGAGGAGCTGGCTAACATGGAGATGATGGCAGAGGCTGCTGTAGCTGTACAGAGGAGAG GCTCTCAGAGCTCGGACGGTGATGTGTTCAGTGACGTGGAGGGAGACCGCACGTCCTACTCCTCTCTACGGCGTACGCTGGACCAACGGAGAAACCTCGTGATGCAGCTGTTCCAAGAGCAGGGACTCTTCCCATCTG GCTACTACAGCATTCCAAGCAAGATACCATGA